The genomic stretch ATAATGCCTGACGATTTCTCTGCCATCTTGGTTGTGTATTTTTTTCTCTTTCGTCAAATAGTCAGCTCCTATTTTTCTGGGTCATCACTCTGCTGAGTGCCGGAATCCCGAGGAATCTCCCTGGCATTTCCGGAGGAGAGGGCCGGGGGACACCGAGAGGGAGGAACGTTCGATGGGTAGGGGTCATCGGGAGGAGGATCCTTCCGGGGATGGCTATCCATCGGGGGAGGATCATCCCGCCGCGAAGGAGCGCAGTTGAACTCGTCTCCGCCGCTCTTCTTTGACTTAGCAAGCGCCATCTCGGCAGCCGAGAGGAGGTCTTCTTTCGTAAGGGCATCTTCGGGAAATGATGCCATGCCGATACTTGCGGTAATCTTTACCTTGTAGATGCGAAACCTGAAGTAAAAAGCCTCCCTGAGCCTCCCGGCATGCCTTGCCGCATTGTTTTTGTTCCAATTATAAAGAATCACGGCGAACTCGTCGGCACCATAACGGCACACAAGATCGCTTTCCCGGCAATAACTATTGATAAGCATCACGCTCTCTCTCAGA from Candidatus Eremiobacterota bacterium encodes the following:
- a CDS encoding GGDEF domain-containing protein translates to MGENEHLNNSSLNPKARASAKTDEVTGLYNPRHFIERLAESCEKYETAQKPFSLLLINMDHFKEYNDTLGYAEGDKLLRESVMLINSYCRESDLVCRYGADEFAVILYNWNKNNAARHAGRLREAFYFRFRIYKVKITASIGMASFPEDALTKEDLLSAAEMALAKSKKSGGDEFNCAPSRRDDPPPMDSHPRKDPPPDDPYPSNVPPSRCPPALSSGNAREIPRDSGTQQSDDPEK